CTGCATCGACCCGCAGGAGTTCGTGAAGGCCCCCAAGGCCGACCCGGTCCCCGACTCCGATGCCGACAAGCTCGGCCAGCGCAAGCTCGCCAAGGAGTACGCGGACGGCTGCGCCGAGCGCAGCGGCGACATGCTGCCGCAGATGACCACGCCGAACACCGCGCGCGACCTCGACGTCATCCGCGCCGCCCTCGGCGAGAAGAAGCTCAACTACCTGGGCGTCTCCTACGGCACGTACCTGGGCGCCGTCTACGGCACGCTCTTCCCGGGCCACGTCCGCCGCATGGTCGTCGACAGCGTCGTCGACCCGTCGCGCGACAACATCTGGTACGAGGCCAACCTCGGCCAGGACGTCGCCTTCCAGGGCCGCTGGAACGACTGGACCTCGTGGGTGGCCAAGAACGACGCCTCCTTCCACCTCGGAGACACGCAGGCCAAGGTCGAGGCCCAGTGGCTGAAGCTGCGCGCCGCCGCCAAGAAGAACCCCATCGGTGGCGTCGTCGGCCCCGCCGAGCTGATCGCCTTCTTCCAGAGCGCCCCGTACTACGACTCGTCGTGGGTGCCGGTCGCGCAGGTGTGGAGCAAGTACGTCGCCGGCGACACCCAGGCGCTCGTCGACGCCGCGGCCCCCGACATGTCGGACACCGCGGGCAACGCCGCGTCGGAGAACGGCAACGCGGTCTACACCGCCGTCGAGTGCGCCGACGCCAAGTGGCCCACCAGCTGGAAGAAGTGGGACCGCGACAACACGCGTCTGAACAAGGACTACCCGTTCATGACGTGGGCGAACGCGTGGATGAACCTGCCGTGCGCCACCTGGCCCACCAAGCAGCAGACCCCCGTGAACGTGAAGACCGGCAAGGGCCTGCCCGCCGTTCTGATCGTCCAGTCCACCCGTGACGCGGCCACCCCCTACAAGGGTGCCGTCGAGCTGCACCAGCGCTTCAAGGGCTCGCGCCTGATCACCGAGAAGGACGCGGGCTCCCACGGTGTCACCGGCCTGACCAACCCGTGCATCAACGACCGGGTCGACACCTACCTGCTCACCGGCAAGACGGACAGCAAGGATGTGACGTGCGCCCCGCACGCCACGCCCAAGCCGTAACCACCGTCACGCGGTGAACATGTGATGGCCCGGCCTCCCCAAAGAGGCCGGGCCATCGTCGTGCCGTCGCTGCCGGGCGCTCGATCCGGCCCGGGCTCAGCTCAGCGGCATCCGCGGGAACTTGCGGGCCTTGTCCTTGGCCGCTTCGGCCTCGGCCTTGACGTCGGCCGCGTACTTGTCGACGTACTCCTGGCCGGACAGGCCGAGGATCGCGTAGATGATCTCGTCGGTGACCGCGCGGAGGATCGCCTTCTCGCCGTCCATGCCGGCGTAGCGCGAGAAGTCCAGGGGCTCGCCGAAGCGGATCGTCACGCGGTGGAGGTTCGGGATGACCTGGCCGGGCGGCT
The DNA window shown above is from Streptomyces sp. NBC_01445 and carries:
- a CDS encoding alpha/beta hydrolase; the protein is MAAPVASADSRSGQDREARGAAVAAARAAKAGIDWKDCPADWGIAKPIQCGWVTVPLDYAKPYGKQIKLAVDRIGSTGTKDERQGALVYNPGGPGGSGMRFPTRVTTKNPLWTKTSKAYDFVGFDPRGVGHSAPISCIDPQEFVKAPKADPVPDSDADKLGQRKLAKEYADGCAERSGDMLPQMTTPNTARDLDVIRAALGEKKLNYLGVSYGTYLGAVYGTLFPGHVRRMVVDSVVDPSRDNIWYEANLGQDVAFQGRWNDWTSWVAKNDASFHLGDTQAKVEAQWLKLRAAAKKNPIGGVVGPAELIAFFQSAPYYDSSWVPVAQVWSKYVAGDTQALVDAAAPDMSDTAGNAASENGNAVYTAVECADAKWPTSWKKWDRDNTRLNKDYPFMTWANAWMNLPCATWPTKQQTPVNVKTGKGLPAVLIVQSTRDAATPYKGAVELHQRFKGSRLITEKDAGSHGVTGLTNPCINDRVDTYLLTGKTDSKDVTCAPHATPKP